GGGCCTTCACACATTGTTTAGCTTCATTGCTGAGCCATTTCCAATTTCACGGTTTTCACCATCCACTGTTAGTTCAGACAGATCACCACTCTCAAAAAAGGAGTGGTGTAGGGCCTTCACACATTGTTCAGCTTCGCTGTCATTTActattaatgaaatattcaCCTGGTTGATACCAAAATTATTAAGAGAATGTTTGGCaacagaagaaaaataaaatattagtataGATAAGAATCATGATGAAATGACCTTGGATGCCCCTTGTGAGATCATCTGGACATTAACACCTTGGGTTCGAAGAACACAAAATGCCTGCCAAACATCAAGCCATTAAAATCTGATGTAAAAGATGGAAAGAGAAAATCTACTCAATTCAAAAGTCCCAATGATTTATAAGTACATCAAACATTGAAAGGGAATATAGTTCAAGGTAATCTCCATTAAATTGCACAAGAAAATACAACACCTTTTCCAGTATCAACGAGGAACGCTGAACATTGCCAATAAGAGAGATGATCGATCTGTGCTGCAGGAGATTCACAACTGCAATTTTCTCTAGCTCTTCTACTACGTTGTCAAGTTCCTAATCAGATAAGAGATTGGTGCAAATGGATTTAATATTTTACCAGGCAATCCTCTGGGACTCAATTTAGACCAAGAAGGTGAGACACACAAATGTTTCAACAGGGCAAGTAATTGCATTGATTAAGCCAAGAAATAGTTTATCACagttacctatcaaaaaaaaagaaatagtttaTCACAGTTCTATATTGCATGGCATTGAGCATAAgaataagaatattttaaaacataGCTTGCTGAAACAAAAATCTTCAGAATATCCACCATCATTTGAATCCCAAGCCATTTAAACAAGAATGTAAATGTGCCCATTGATATAAAATCTAAACTCTATAAAGCTGGTGGTGCATTCACCCTACACAATCAAACCAAATAATCAATGTGACACTTTATTTAGAGTTCCCTATCAAATTTGAGAACACCAAATAGGGCTATTCATCAAACTGGTGGGGTCCAGTGAAACTGACTGGCCTGAAAGGCCGCAGAAGGTTTTGACAAATGGCTGGTTGAATCGGCCCAGCAAcattgtttttccctttttctttttttaaacccaaaaatgGTGAGCTGTAGGATTCAAATGATTGTTTGATTGGATGCAGGTGGGAAAGTCCCCAACTCGAGAAGAGTAAGTGATATTGTGAGTTGATACCCCATCCGAACCAACTCGAACTGTGAACACTCCTAATCCGAGAATACCAATTAACTATAAAGTACCACCAATAGATCATCCAGATGTGGTACACTAATTAGATACTGAACCAGAAAGCATTTTTGTGGCCCGTCATACTAAGCACCTCAGACATGATTGACaggaaaattaatataaaactaTGTAAAATGCGAagtaagagaaaaataataacataaGAATAGACAATCATTCACTTGCCTGCTGAATCAGTTCTCTGCTCCAAAGTTTAGATGGATCTAATGTCAAAGATATACTAACTTCACTAGTGGCAACAACATCCACGGATATGCCCAAATCTTCAAATATTGAGAACACCTACTTGGAGGAAAACATAAAGCAAGTAGGATTTATAACTAGCATAAGCCACATTGGCAACAAGTGACAGAACAAAATTAAGTCAGAAACAATCTCTTACCTTTGCAAGGAAGCCAAATTGACCAAGCATGCGGGTGCTAACTATATCCAACATTGTAACATTTCGCTTTAAAACTATGCTGGTCAGCACAGCCTGTAATTGATTTAGGTGAAGAAAATGGTCAACACTGTTGAATTCCTCCAAACACACCAATGATGAAGTTTCAGCTGCTACAAACCTTGCTCATATCTCTTGCTTTAGTGATAAGAGTACCAGGAGCTTTAGGGTTGTATGAATTCTTAACCCTGACAGGGATATCACCCTCTCTAGCTGGTCTCATGGATTGTGGGTGTAGGACCTGCATACAggataaaatgaatattttcacTTTCACCAAAAATAAGAGAAACGCCTAAGTCTCTTTTCTAGATAACAATATTTTGGTGTCAGGAAATGCTAGCTGAGTCCCAATAATTTAGTTTCATCACAAATCCATATACAAGTACAAATTAAAGTATAACAGGGATATTACTAACTGCCCTGCTCTTCCAACAAAAAGCCCAGCCCAAAAATGGTGGCAGAGCACTTAAACGCATTTATTACTTGAGGAATCAAACGAGGAGTTGGCAAAAAGATTATCGTGGAAACATTCAATATGTACATGTTAAAGCTATAAGTATCTCTGCAtccataataaattaatatactCTGGAAAACCCCTTACATTTGAAAAGAGTATTTGTATAGGATTGATGTGTCATACACGTTGACATTAAAATGAATTAGCATGAGGACCCTACAAACTAAGACATGAAAATTCAACCTACTGGTCCAGTCCAGCTTCTAACACTATTCACTGACAATTGCTGAACAGCGGGAAGTAATAGAAATCTAACCTGAGCTCCAAAGTATGCAAGCTCTGCTGCCTCATCAAATGTCAAATATGGTACAGGTTCTGCATGTTGATAAATACCAGGGTCGCAAGTCAAAACACCATCAACATCTTTCCACAcctgtttaaattgtaaattaagCTGGTATATTTGTAAGATTCCCAACCAAAAGTAATACTAAAGTAAGTTCCAGAAGAGAGTGAGATAAGAAAACATGCATGATTCTGTTCATGCGGGCATATGAGTTCTTGCAGTACATGAACTCGGTCTAATTCTGACCTGAATTTCCTGCAAGCCTAAAGCTTTGCCAATGGTCGTAGCTGTCAAATCACTACCACCCCTACCCAATGTGGTAATTGCGCCAGATTTCCAACCCTACAATAAGAGAAACACATACTCCTTTATCATTGCAAATCATGCTGATATACTTGATTTAAGCAAACTAAATTATGTAGCTTCTCAGCAGGAAAATGGATGCAGCAGCAGTTCAGTGGTACCTTTCCAAGGAAGCCAGTGATAATGGGAATTGCAGGATCATTAATCCAATCAGCATGTAATCTCTTGGCAACAGCTGGGTAAGTTGCTTCCAAGATTTCTGCATTTGTGAAATCGTCTGTGGTTATGAAACCAATATCAAACGCATCATACTGCAAAATTAAGTAGAGACATTGTGAGCTACAGCTAAAATTGACGGTTTGGCATTTTGACAAACAAAGAATACACAAGTGAAGAAGAATTTACGTACTTGGCGTGCTTTAACACCAGTTTTATTGAGATATGCTGCAAAGATTCTCGTGGACATGCACTCTCCAAATGATACTAAATAGTCTCTCGTGCGGGGAGTTAACTCTTTCATCACAGCTATACCTTTCAGCAGTTGCTCCAGTTCTTCTAGGTGAGCTGTTAAATGTACAAACCCACAGCACCCAAATAATCCAATTAACAAATCAAATTGGGGTGTCAAATATTGAAAGCATGAATTCAAATTCCTTCTCTTCATATTTCCTTGAAATGAACTCATTAGTCAGCATAAATTTATAAACAGCAACTGCCGCTTCTAAATCGAGTACAAGACATAATTTATCAACTAAACATTACATAAACAAAAGGAAAGATTACTCTTAGGCACTTTGAAGAGTTCTTACCAGAGATAACAGAGGGATCAACTTCGAGTTCACGTATAGTCctgaataaattaaaaacaacacTTAGCTTATCAGAATATTCAACTACAGAGTTCCATTTCAATCTCattttaaaacaacaaaaacaaaaaaggaaaattaataaaatcaaaccTAAGATGCAAGTCCTTTACAAAGCTCAACTCTTCGATTTCCGACACATTAGAGATACCACAACTCACAGCCTTCTCTCCAGCCTTCATCTCAGCCATTCAATTCCATCATCATTATTGGTATTCCTCTTAACCATAACCAAACAAAATTGAGCAAAAAGCAAGAATGGTGGAAATGAAAAATACCAGTAAAAGTTTGTTAGTGGTTTTTCCCATAGCAGAGAGAACAACGACAGGTCGTTCATGAGGGAAGCTGAGAACGAGCGAAGCAATCTCCTTCATTCTCTCAGCGGAGGCCACAGAAGATCCGCCGAACTTCATTATGCTCGTGAAACTCTCCACATTTCCATTAGAGAAGAATCGCTCCTCGTCCTCCTCTTCCTCAGCCTTCAACACTGCTTCAATTCCTCCTCCTTTCTTTGCTACTTTTATCGCCTTcgctctcctcctcctcccccaACTCCTACAACAATCTTCAATCCCTCTAGAATTCGAGAAGCTGAGCTGGTTCGACGAGATAGCCATGCGCGACAGATCCGAGCTCGCTGTGAATCCCTGACACGGAATTTTGACACCGTGTGATTGCAAcgccattgttgttgttgttgtgtcgACGAATAGGGTTTGTTGAATTCAGAGTAGCAGGGTTTTGGGGAGTCGAACGTTCACAAGTTAAcaagctttatttattttatttttttcaattttacgAAAGGTTTAGGAAATAAATTTCTAAATCGAAGGCTAcgacatttatatatatatatatatatatatatatatatattgctctGTGTTTATTGTAGTGAATTTGAACCTCCCATTTGGATGTGAGAGAGAGGAGGAGGTCCTTTTGTTTCggtaatttaataattttaagttgACTGTTTTGACGGTGTAGTTCGTTTACTTTATTTTCGATCAGTTACCGTCAGATTTGCTGTCGACTTCACGACCTAAGTcactatttctctttttcttttctttttttgtatcttttgttaTTTTCCAGT
This genomic stretch from Quercus lobata isolate SW786 chromosome 3, ValleyOak3.0 Primary Assembly, whole genome shotgun sequence harbors:
- the LOC115982061 gene encoding aspartokinase 1, chloroplastic-like isoform X1 — its product is MALQSHGVKIPCQGFTASSDLSRMAISSNQLSFSNSRGIEDCCRSWGRRRRAKAIKVAKKGGGIEAVLKAEEEEDEERFFSNGNVESFTSIMKFGGSSVASAERMKEIASLVLSFPHERPVVVLSAMGKTTNKLLLAGEKAVSCGISNVSEIEELSFVKDLHLRTIRELEVDPSVISAHLEELEQLLKGIAVMKELTPRTRDYLVSFGECMSTRIFAAYLNKTGVKARQYDAFDIGFITTDDFTNAEILEATYPAVAKRLHADWINDPAIPIITGFLGKGWKSGAITTLGRGGSDLTATTIGKALGLQEIQVWKDVDGVLTCDPGIYQHAEPVPYLTFDEAAELAYFGAQVLHPQSMRPAREGDIPVRVKNSYNPKAPGTLITKARDMSKAVLTSIVLKRNVTMLDIVSTRMLGQFGFLAKVFSIFEDLGISVDVVATSEVSISLTLDPSKLWSRELIQQELDNVVEELEKIAVVNLLQHRSIISLIGNVQRSSLILEKAFCVLRTQGVNVQMISQGASKVNISLIVNDSEAEQCVKALHHSFFESGDLSELTVDGENREIGNGSAMKLNNV
- the LOC115982061 gene encoding aspartokinase 1, chloroplastic-like isoform X2, whose product is MALQSHGVKIPCQGFTASSDLSRMAISSNQLSFSNSRGIEDCCRSWGRRRRAKAIKVAKKGGGIEAVLKAEEEEDEERFFSNGNVESFTSIMKFGGSSVASAERMKEIASLVLSFPHERPVVVLSAMGKTTNKLLLAGEKAVSCGISNVSEIEELSFVKDLHLRTIRELEVDPSVISAHLEELEQLLKGIAVMKELTPRTRDYLVSFGECMSTRIFAAYLNKTGVKARQYDAFDIGFITTDDFTNAEILEATYPAVAKRLHADWINDPAIPIITGFLGKGWKSGAITTLGRGGSDLTATTIGKALGLQEIQVWKDVDGVLTCDPGIYQHAEPVPYLTFDEAAELAYFGAQVLHPQSMRPAREGDIPVRVKNSYNPKAPGTLITKARDMSKAVLTSIVLKRNVTMLDIVSTRMLGQFGFLAKVFSIFEDLGISVDVVATSEVSISLTLDPSKLWSRELIQQELDNVVEELEKIAVVNLLQHRSIISLIGNVQRSSLILEKILMA